The Halobellus sp. MBLA0158 genome has a window encoding:
- a CDS encoding ParB N-terminal domain-containing protein produces MTDETPSLGAIVEDREHGSEAIVINTPSTTADEWHVQGRGTVAADNPTYPAGDPVVVVLHRPAYEEHFPLYSGGRPLLLDDLFVRDINHYAFPASRLETTGRVDTPTVPIEAIRPSPYHARSFDAEANRAFIDDIAEAGEPPGPPLVRVRSHDPLDLELLNGHKRTWAAAVAGLDEIPVWAIYQLGDVEAARAWANRHLDEYTGRQRRLAEQRLRDRLGAHVATDIIADHTGGTAHADD; encoded by the coding sequence ATGACTGACGAGACACCATCACTCGGGGCGATCGTCGAGGACCGCGAACACGGCTCGGAGGCGATCGTGATCAACACACCGAGTACTACCGCCGACGAGTGGCACGTCCAGGGCCGCGGCACCGTCGCCGCGGACAACCCCACGTACCCGGCCGGCGACCCGGTCGTCGTGGTCCTCCACCGGCCGGCCTACGAAGAGCACTTCCCGCTGTATTCCGGTGGCCGGCCGCTGCTCTTGGACGACCTGTTCGTCCGCGACATCAACCACTACGCGTTCCCGGCATCTCGACTCGAAACCACGGGGCGCGTTGACACACCCACCGTGCCGATCGAGGCGATCCGGCCGTCGCCGTACCACGCCCGGTCGTTCGACGCCGAGGCAAACCGCGCGTTCATCGACGACATCGCCGAGGCGGGTGAGCCACCAGGGCCACCACTGGTTCGTGTGCGCTCCCACGACCCGCTCGATCTCGAACTCCTCAATGGTCACAAGCGCACGTGGGCCGCGGCAGTCGCCGGCCTTGATGAGATCCCAGTCTGGGCGATCTACCAGCTCGGCGATGTTGAGGCCGCCCGCGCCTGGGCGAACCGGCATCTCGACGAGTACACGGGCCGCCAGCGGCGCCTCGCCGAACAGCGCCTCCGCGACCGACTCGGGGCCCACGTCGCGACCGACATCATCGCCGACCACACGGGAGGGACAGCCCACGCCGATGACTGA
- a CDS encoding peptide ABC transporter substrate-binding protein yields the protein MHPTYQERVLNAPDVCQNCLRLVREERQPRDPDRTRSDVTVRESRWSRRKDTTEVAFGPAETVTAQKGIFCDCGVEGSFVRVWNDHEVGRDRFRELLKRLVHSLEHKGVSLDREATVRHALAAFGRLPEEAVGPHRPDVSVDDALAEGIRYGLARAEVQARTETTDESSPPA from the coding sequence GTGCATCCAACCTATCAAGAGCGCGTGCTGAACGCGCCGGACGTCTGTCAGAACTGCCTGCGACTCGTCCGCGAAGAGCGCCAGCCACGCGATCCGGACCGTACACGCTCGGACGTCACGGTCCGGGAGTCGCGGTGGTCGCGCCGTAAGGACACCACCGAAGTTGCCTTCGGCCCCGCCGAGACGGTCACCGCCCAGAAGGGGATCTTCTGTGACTGCGGCGTCGAGGGGTCGTTCGTCCGGGTCTGGAACGACCACGAGGTCGGTCGCGACCGCTTCCGCGAGCTCCTGAAACGACTCGTCCACTCGCTTGAACACAAGGGCGTCTCCCTCGATCGCGAGGCGACCGTCCGCCACGCCCTGGCCGCCTTCGGGCGCCTGCCTGAGGAGGCAGTCGGCCCGCACCGCCCCGACGTGAGCGTCGACGACGCGCTCGCTGAGGGTATCCGCTACGGCCTCGCCCGCGCCGAAGTCCAGGCCCGGACGGAGACGACCGACGAGTCGTCGCCACCTGCGTAA
- a CDS encoding phage terminase large subunit family protein encodes MSATNAGDDVDVNEDIADIVSGRDLEGKRALLNPWDPETPTTLLDAANEVCRGYMRGERDGYHLLGEHHGEWLRLLDDERKLVLNCHRDGLKTTIVLCYLALRLEYDAGFRVIWAMNNKGMTKKKTDLEFNRVVERNPWLTNLQKDQRVADTIELKDFPNGSTLTATWLDGGIDGDRAHLLVLDDLIKARGDGSPKDVREWIEGTALPMVKDGGRTVMIGTRKRQDDLYQHYRSVPAFSVAEYPAILEYWEDGNATAPDLEDRRPPTEYYTEVQDPWHEGRTMQVLWPEARGPEWLREKRDEMADFRFWREYCLTFIGASGNLVDADAVNRDVNDGGCSIRGRNPPSKYRAGRRESIVVSHDPANSPTGDDCAFTVWLRRRGGERVLLDARSEPGLSPSQVKSQLLAYDRRFDPAAIVIESNGIQGYIVEDAIEFDSQLAAKVTGLDTGSQKHSWENGIPRLRTLVENGRLHFYRDHAPTEEFITAMESLELDDGRLEGHTPDLIAAWYMAEKGFRRLEEMGAVDADDGDDEDTTGVSLL; translated from the coding sequence ATGAGTGCGACCAACGCCGGCGACGACGTCGACGTCAACGAGGACATCGCCGACATCGTCAGCGGGCGGGATCTCGAAGGCAAGCGAGCGCTGCTGAACCCGTGGGATCCCGAGACGCCGACCACGCTCCTTGATGCCGCGAACGAGGTGTGTCGCGGCTATATGCGTGGCGAGCGCGACGGCTACCACTTGCTCGGCGAGCACCACGGCGAGTGGCTGCGCCTCCTGGACGACGAACGAAAGCTCGTCCTGAACTGCCACCGGGACGGACTGAAGACGACGATCGTCCTCTGTTATCTCGCCCTCCGCCTGGAGTACGACGCCGGCTTCCGCGTCATCTGGGCGATGAACAACAAGGGGATGACGAAGAAGAAGACAGACCTGGAGTTCAACCGGGTCGTCGAACGCAACCCCTGGCTCACGAACCTGCAGAAAGACCAGCGCGTCGCCGACACGATCGAGCTCAAGGACTTCCCGAACGGGTCGACGCTGACGGCGACGTGGCTCGATGGCGGGATCGACGGCGACCGGGCGCATCTGCTCGTCCTGGACGACCTCATCAAGGCCCGCGGCGACGGGAGTCCCAAAGACGTCCGCGAGTGGATCGAGGGGACCGCGCTCCCGATGGTCAAGGACGGCGGCCGCACCGTGATGATCGGGACGCGGAAGCGACAGGACGATCTCTACCAGCACTACCGCTCGGTGCCGGCGTTCTCCGTCGCGGAGTACCCGGCGATCCTGGAGTACTGGGAAGACGGCAACGCGACCGCACCCGACCTTGAGGATCGCCGCCCACCGACGGAGTACTATACCGAGGTCCAGGATCCGTGGCACGAGGGCCGCACGATGCAGGTGCTGTGGCCCGAGGCGCGAGGGCCCGAGTGGCTCCGCGAGAAGCGTGACGAGATGGCGGACTTCCGCTTCTGGCGGGAGTACTGTCTCACGTTCATCGGCGCCTCGGGCAACCTCGTCGACGCCGACGCCGTCAACCGCGACGTCAACGACGGCGGGTGCTCGATTCGGGGGCGTAACCCACCGTCGAAGTATCGCGCCGGACGACGCGAATCGATCGTCGTCAGCCACGACCCGGCGAACAGTCCGACCGGCGACGACTGTGCGTTCACGGTCTGGTTGCGCCGGCGTGGTGGCGAGCGCGTCCTGCTCGATGCGCGGTCCGAGCCCGGCCTGTCGCCCTCGCAGGTCAAGAGCCAATTGCTGGCCTACGACCGGCGGTTCGACCCGGCGGCGATCGTGATCGAGTCCAACGGCATCCAGGGCTACATCGTCGAGGATGCGATCGAGTTCGATTCGCAACTGGCCGCGAAGGTGACCGGTCTCGATACCGGCTCGCAGAAACACTCCTGGGAGAACGGGATCCCACGCCTGCGGACTCTCGTCGAGAACGGCCGGCTCCACTTCTACCGTGATCACGCCCCGACCGAGGAGTTCATCACGGCGATGGAGTCGCTCGAACTCGACGACGGCCGGCTGGAGGGCCACACGCCGGACCTGATCGCGGCGTGGTATATGGCCGAGAAGGGCTTCCGCCGGCTCGAAGAGATGGGCGCGGTCGACGCCGACGACGGCGACGACGAAGACACGACTGGTGTTTCCTTACTATGA
- a CDS encoding phage portal protein — protein sequence MSGDDPDSDTNAESVSKIGVDVTKIGGGLEKADNTTQLNERRIATDIGRGIQPPYNPGRLAAFMELNETHSAAVRKKARYEVGHGHDIVPHRSVSSEDASEEQFETVREFWHGSDSKWMVGPNGTAATTPEEVLEQARIDYHAIGYCAIEILTRADGTPSGLAHVPARTVRVRKAETEDNEVVKGHGYVQIRNGRTRYFGEAGDRYADEPTFVDKETGEVVTGTAENLDNEPANELIWVQNPSPLALYYGVPDWVAATRTIAADEAAKDYNHQFFEYDTIPRYAIKVTGGELKEDSKQNLRNLFQNLQGSSHRTVLLEVAKFSDGLDDDIDIELEPLSASRTQDMDFENFRERNEHEIAKVHEVPPVLLNRTETSNRSNSKEQVQEFALSVIAPEQQKFAARLYQVLHQAAFDAPDWTIEFTLRGAEQPKDEADVARSRVMASRGSMTVDEARAEVGLDPLPEEHPVDGDTLLANLGSDPIEQAMAGDRPDYLPPAENRVGERATVDFTLLDKQGVESMEFDSSNLDQGLYDPEEEELYIRFEREDGPDSLYVYLDVPPEVWEGLVNASSHGSYHYDNIRLDYAYEEITDNHSRLPEGPAPDPDEIPAGIG from the coding sequence ATGAGCGGTGACGATCCCGATTCCGACACGAATGCTGAGTCGGTGTCGAAAATCGGCGTCGACGTCACCAAGATCGGTGGTGGCCTCGAAAAGGCTGACAACACTACGCAGCTCAACGAGCGCCGGATCGCGACCGATATCGGCCGAGGGATCCAGCCGCCGTACAACCCTGGCCGGCTCGCGGCGTTTATGGAGCTCAACGAGACGCACTCGGCGGCTGTCCGCAAGAAGGCGCGGTACGAGGTGGGCCACGGACACGACATCGTCCCACATCGAAGCGTCAGTAGCGAGGACGCCAGCGAAGAGCAATTCGAGACGGTCCGGGAGTTCTGGCACGGTTCGGACTCAAAGTGGATGGTCGGGCCGAACGGGACGGCGGCGACCACCCCCGAAGAAGTCCTCGAACAGGCCCGGATCGACTACCACGCGATCGGCTACTGTGCGATCGAGATCCTCACCCGTGCTGACGGCACACCGAGTGGGCTCGCCCACGTTCCAGCCCGGACCGTTCGCGTCCGGAAGGCCGAAACCGAGGACAACGAGGTCGTCAAAGGTCACGGCTACGTCCAGATCCGCAACGGCCGGACGCGGTACTTCGGTGAGGCCGGCGATCGGTACGCCGACGAACCCACCTTCGTTGACAAGGAAACAGGCGAGGTCGTCACCGGCACCGCCGAGAACCTCGATAACGAGCCGGCGAACGAACTCATCTGGGTCCAGAACCCCTCTCCGCTGGCGCTGTACTACGGTGTCCCGGACTGGGTCGCCGCGACGCGGACGATCGCGGCCGACGAGGCCGCGAAGGACTACAACCATCAGTTCTTCGAGTACGACACGATCCCGCGGTATGCGATCAAGGTCACGGGCGGCGAGCTCAAGGAGGATTCCAAACAGAACCTCCGAAACCTCTTCCAGAACCTGCAGGGGTCGTCACACCGGACGGTCCTTCTGGAAGTCGCGAAGTTCAGCGACGGCCTCGACGACGACATTGACATCGAACTGGAGCCACTGTCGGCCTCGCGGACGCAGGATATGGACTTCGAGAACTTCCGGGAGCGCAACGAACACGAGATCGCGAAGGTTCACGAGGTGCCCCCTGTCCTGCTGAACCGCACGGAAACCTCCAACCGCTCGAACTCGAAAGAACAGGTCCAGGAGTTCGCGCTGTCGGTGATCGCGCCCGAACAGCAGAAGTTCGCAGCCCGACTGTATCAGGTGCTCCATCAGGCGGCGTTCGACGCACCGGACTGGACGATCGAGTTCACCCTCCGCGGCGCCGAGCAGCCGAAGGACGAAGCCGACGTGGCTCGGTCGCGCGTGATGGCCTCCCGCGGTTCGATGACTGTCGACGAGGCCCGTGCCGAAGTGGGGCTGGATCCACTTCCCGAGGAGCATCCGGTCGACGGCGACACGCTCCTCGCCAACCTCGGCAGCGATCCGATCGAGCAGGCGATGGCCGGCGATCGCCCCGACTACCTCCCGCCGGCGGAGAACCGCGTCGGCGAGCGCGCAACGGTCGACTTCACGCTCCTGGACAAGCAGGGCGTCGAGTCGATGGAGTTCGACTCCTCGAACCTTGACCAGGGCCTCTACGACCCTGAGGAAGAGGAGCTCTACATCCGCTTCGAGCGCGAGGACGGCCCTGATTCGCTGTACGTGTATCTGGACGTCCCACCCGAGGTGTGGGAAGGGCTGGTCAACGCGAGCAGCCACGGCTCGTACCACTACGACAACATCCGACTCGACTACGCCTACGAGGAGATCACCGACAACCACAGCCGCCTGCCCGAGGGTCCGGCGCCGGATCCTGACGAGATCCCGGCCGGCATCGGCTGA
- a CDS encoding XkdF-like putative serine protease domain-containing protein, which produces MSTNTQFTKTATIKAVDEDERTATAAVLVPGELDHQGDFFRAPAIERFYSDDVDTGVMHAAFPDDAATLERSEIIDEPETIGDEEFPAGTWVATRRYEDDDLWALVKDGVLTGFSIGGDIADGEELDSVPDDVTVPDEVPADVADGPVTDLIDGTTNEISDVDLPAVPRATYKDRDLGKSVLDEVDGEEEFVEVMTNQRGHSEDDARRLYAYLVDVREGEKTVTKQQTVGVDVFRVTPADGDATGYDGELLGMGVDFPEHDVYVDWRNQAFPDELDNAHVSIYGSVEDLEQATGNVTESLGTVESATENLAELAKGIREAADEEGRHPEVENAMSNANPTDGESTDKQTPADGSADEPDDATKWRRIKSWLMGADDGRPTPEDPATAETTKATSDDGAAVSTLEKELTPEQATIVADAVGEFVDAHGDATVGEFRDWFWEMEWADELDPDQIVALSSAFEEWYDEMAADAQIVTQEFADWVDEQSDGEIDLHKHATAGDTADEQMPEDTDKNEAPPWAAELTEKVESIEKRVSEIEEDGDAEKSLEDAPEWASNLAEKVDDLDERVEAISKQSGHSQQLGKTEEETEKNGGFTLDPRKARR; this is translated from the coding sequence ATGAGTACGAACACGCAATTCACCAAGACGGCTACGATCAAGGCCGTCGACGAAGACGAACGAACAGCCACAGCGGCGGTGCTCGTCCCTGGTGAACTCGATCATCAGGGTGATTTCTTCCGGGCGCCGGCGATCGAGCGCTTCTACAGCGACGACGTCGACACGGGGGTGATGCACGCGGCGTTCCCCGACGACGCCGCCACGTTGGAGCGCTCGGAGATCATCGACGAGCCGGAAACGATCGGCGACGAAGAGTTCCCCGCCGGCACGTGGGTCGCCACGCGCCGGTACGAAGACGACGATCTCTGGGCACTCGTCAAGGATGGTGTTCTGACGGGGTTCTCGATCGGCGGCGATATCGCCGACGGCGAGGAGTTGGACTCGGTCCCCGACGACGTCACCGTGCCCGACGAAGTACCGGCGGATGTCGCCGACGGCCCGGTCACGGACCTGATCGACGGCACCACGAACGAGATCAGCGACGTCGATCTCCCGGCGGTCCCACGGGCGACCTACAAGGACCGCGACCTGGGGAAGTCAGTCCTCGACGAAGTCGACGGCGAAGAGGAGTTCGTCGAGGTGATGACCAACCAGCGGGGCCACTCCGAGGACGACGCCCGCCGCCTGTATGCGTATCTGGTTGACGTCCGCGAGGGCGAAAAGACCGTCACCAAGCAGCAGACGGTCGGCGTCGACGTGTTTCGGGTGACTCCTGCCGATGGCGACGCGACGGGCTACGACGGCGAGTTGCTGGGGATGGGTGTCGATTTCCCGGAACACGATGTCTACGTCGACTGGCGAAACCAGGCGTTCCCTGATGAACTCGACAACGCCCACGTGTCCATCTACGGCAGTGTAGAGGATCTCGAACAGGCGACCGGCAACGTCACCGAGTCGCTTGGCACGGTCGAGAGCGCCACCGAGAATCTCGCGGAACTAGCCAAGGGGATTCGAGAAGCGGCCGATGAGGAGGGGCGGCATCCTGAGGTTGAAAATGCTATGAGCAACGCGAACCCCACCGATGGCGAATCGACTGACAAACAGACGCCTGCCGATGGCTCGGCTGACGAGCCGGATGATGCCACGAAGTGGCGACGGATCAAGTCGTGGCTGATGGGTGCCGATGACGGTCGTCCTACGCCCGAGGACCCAGCCACTGCGGAAACAACGAAAGCGACGTCCGATGACGGGGCGGCCGTCTCGACACTTGAGAAGGAGCTGACGCCCGAACAGGCTACGATCGTCGCCGACGCGGTCGGGGAGTTCGTCGACGCGCACGGCGACGCCACCGTCGGCGAGTTCCGCGACTGGTTCTGGGAGATGGAGTGGGCCGACGAACTCGATCCCGACCAGATCGTCGCGCTCAGCAGCGCCTTCGAGGAGTGGTACGACGAGATGGCTGCCGATGCGCAGATCGTCACCCAGGAATTCGCAGACTGGGTCGACGAGCAGAGCGATGGCGAGATCGATCTACACAAACACGCCACCGCCGGCGATACGGCGGACGAGCAGATGCCCGAAGACACCGACAAAAACGAGGCCCCGCCGTGGGCCGCCGAACTCACCGAGAAAGTCGAATCGATCGAGAAGCGAGTCTCCGAGATAGAGGAGGACGGCGACGCCGAGAAGTCGCTGGAGGATGCCCCCGAATGGGCGTCCAACCTGGCCGAGAAGGTCGACGACCTCGACGAGCGCGTTGAGGCGATCTCCAAGCAGTCCGGCCACAGCCAGCAGCTCGGTAAGACTGAGGAGGAGACGGAGAAGAACGGCGGGTTCACGCTGGACCCGCGGAAGGCGAGGCGGTGA
- a CDS encoding phage major capsid protein — MTNASIQRTRDKNEEALEKLDTTTMSGGVLPRDLFQEFYQKVVDSAAMLEGARTEDLPRPQMDLPRISVGSRMRRGANEGDGDAGSATVNTDAVSMDTNKGTLAYDLTREAVDDTVDNVDEIVLDMLARQFAVDTQDLGINGDESSGDAFLQQHDGWLKILSNAADTNTYDHTDTNGNAQPINTDLFNQMIQAMPNKYLRSDRFEPVFYANENQVQAYRMQLTEREDPLGSAVIFGDDDITPFSYRVEGIAAWPEDTVVFTHPENFIYGLYDEVEIRVLTETDKVAENDLFARYFMRVRDDFAIEDEEGAVLGTGIQT, encoded by the coding sequence ATGACTAACGCTTCCATTCAGCGAACGCGCGACAAGAACGAAGAGGCACTGGAGAAGCTCGACACGACCACGATGTCCGGCGGCGTGCTGCCGCGGGACCTCTTTCAGGAGTTCTACCAGAAGGTAGTCGACTCCGCGGCGATGCTGGAGGGCGCTCGCACCGAGGACCTCCCGCGGCCGCAGATGGACCTCCCGCGGATCTCGGTCGGCTCGCGGATGCGCCGCGGCGCCAACGAGGGCGACGGTGACGCTGGCTCGGCGACGGTCAACACCGACGCCGTCAGTATGGACACCAACAAGGGCACCCTCGCGTACGACCTCACTCGCGAGGCCGTCGACGACACGGTCGACAACGTCGACGAGATCGTCCTGGATATGCTGGCGCGACAGTTCGCGGTCGACACCCAGGACCTCGGCATCAACGGCGACGAGTCCAGCGGCGATGCGTTCCTCCAGCAGCACGACGGCTGGCTGAAGATCCTCTCGAACGCGGCGGACACCAACACCTACGATCACACGGACACCAACGGCAACGCCCAGCCGATCAACACGGATCTCTTCAACCAGATGATCCAGGCGATGCCGAACAAGTACCTCCGTTCGGATCGCTTCGAGCCGGTGTTCTACGCCAACGAGAACCAGGTCCAGGCCTACCGGATGCAGCTGACCGAGCGCGAGGACCCGCTCGGGTCGGCGGTCATCTTCGGCGACGATGACATCACGCCGTTCAGCTACCGCGTCGAGGGCATCGCCGCCTGGCCCGAGGACACGGTCGTCTTCACCCACCCCGAGAACTTCATCTACGGGCTCTACGACGAGGTGGAGATCCGCGTCCTCACCGAGACGGACAAGGTCGCCGAGAACGACCTCTTCGCCCGCTACTTCATGCGGGTTCGCGACGACTTCGCGATCGAGGACGAAGAGGGCGCTGTCCTCGGAACCGGGATCCAGACCTGA
- a CDS encoding phage tail tube protein has protein sequence MTGAGSATVAFGLEDGFGGSVIDTGSDGNPDYFLPFKNPSVEELSLDNALQRERDPGDVEPDGSLAQNFEGGINITGELAEPPKWHDLVFNDGGTGFIPGRMPSAKFFFGIDYLDGTAEWTAEQAITTDATINWQQGQPPTVDWTLIYGNASSGTSITPSNIQKPALGDMYAFHGLDLTIDGASVSKLQSASLSIPTNARFHRDDTRHPADAVIGAVNPTLSVQAIISGVSNLEAALGGSTPVSMLSEVSGSMAFTSGNGDTVTYNLGGMKPANYSWDQLINTDGDAQDPTEFHVSSLGVA, from the coding sequence ATGACTGGCGCTGGTAGTGCGACGGTCGCGTTCGGTCTCGAAGACGGCTTCGGCGGGTCGGTCATCGACACAGGGTCAGACGGGAACCCGGACTACTTCCTCCCGTTCAAGAACCCGAGCGTCGAGGAGTTGTCGCTGGACAACGCCCTCCAGCGCGAACGTGACCCAGGCGACGTCGAACCGGACGGCTCGCTCGCCCAGAACTTCGAAGGCGGGATCAACATCACCGGCGAACTCGCCGAGCCGCCGAAGTGGCACGATCTCGTATTCAACGATGGCGGGACCGGGTTCATCCCGGGACGAATGCCATCGGCGAAGTTCTTCTTTGGCATCGACTACCTTGACGGCACCGCCGAGTGGACCGCCGAGCAGGCGATCACAACCGACGCGACGATCAACTGGCAGCAGGGCCAGCCGCCGACCGTCGACTGGACACTGATCTACGGGAATGCGTCGTCAGGCACGTCGATCACGCCCTCGAACATCCAGAAGCCTGCCCTCGGCGATATGTACGCCTTCCACGGCCTGGACCTGACAATCGACGGGGCGTCGGTCTCGAAGCTTCAGTCGGCGTCGCTGTCGATCCCGACGAACGCGCGGTTCCATCGCGACGATACGCGCCACCCCGCGGATGCTGTGATCGGAGCCGTGAACCCCACACTCTCCGTTCAAGCGATCATCTCCGGCGTCTCGAATCTGGAGGCAGCCCTTGGCGGCTCAACGCCGGTCTCGATGCTGTCTGAAGTGTCGGGCTCGATGGCGTTCACGAGCGGCAACGGCGACACCGTCACCTACAACCTCGGCGGGATGAAGCCGGCCAACTACTCGTGGGATCAACTGATCAACACAGACGGCGACGCCCAGGATCCCACCGAGTTCCACGTCTCATCGCTGGGGGTGGCCTGA
- a CDS encoding rhomboid family intramembrane serine protease has translation MAAESPADETMVGAIVRNPVVQTLGVMTLVSVATWAATIVGLGRLFVLAIPIESRPWALVTSVYAHLGPGHLFANAVMIALAGGIVVWSTTAIRFHLFFVATGAIAGAVQVVVAYAMGTPLAVLGSSGAAFALVGYVLTSNSISQVVTGWLNLSARVVIIVVAIIATWLTVEWSAPGSALLAHFTGAVLGLAAGHIRLLHTP, from the coding sequence ATGGCCGCCGAATCGCCCGCTGACGAGACGATGGTTGGAGCGATCGTCCGCAACCCCGTTGTCCAGACGCTCGGCGTGATGACGCTCGTCTCGGTCGCGACGTGGGCTGCAACGATCGTCGGACTGGGGCGACTGTTCGTCCTCGCGATCCCTATCGAAAGTCGGCCGTGGGCACTGGTGACGAGTGTCTACGCACACCTCGGCCCAGGGCATCTCTTCGCGAACGCCGTGATGATCGCGCTCGCTGGCGGGATCGTCGTGTGGTCGACGACAGCGATCCGGTTCCACCTGTTCTTCGTGGCGACCGGTGCAATTGCCGGTGCCGTCCAGGTGGTCGTCGCTTACGCGATGGGCACGCCGCTAGCGGTGTTAGGATCCAGTGGCGCCGCGTTCGCGCTGGTCGGCTACGTGCTGACGTCGAACTCGATCTCGCAGGTTGTGACTGGCTGGCTGAATCTGTCCGCTCGGGTCGTGATCATCGTGGTAGCGATCATCGCGACGTGGCTCACTGTCGAGTGGAGCGCGCCAGGCAGCGCATTGCTGGCGCACTTTACTGGAGCGGTCCTGGGGCTGGCCGCTGGCCACATCCGACTGCTGCATACACCGTGA